A single region of the Capra hircus breed San Clemente chromosome X unlocalized genomic scaffold, ASM170441v1, whole genome shotgun sequence genome encodes:
- the ARAF gene encoding serine/threonine-protein kinase A-Raf isoform X1, with protein sequence MEPPRGPPANGAEPSRSVGTVKVYLPNKQRTVVTVRDGMSVYDSLDKALKVRGLNQDCCVVYRLIKGRKTVTAWDTAIAPLDGEELIVEVLEDVPLTMHNFVRKTFFSLAFCDFCLKFLFHGFRCQTCGYKFHQHCSSKVPTVCVDMSTNRRQFYHSVQDLSGSSRQHEVPSNRPLNEPLTPQSPSLSPASSCTQHRDPEHFSFPAQANTPLQRIRSTSTPNVHMVSTTAPMDSGLIQLTGQNFNTDAAGNRGGGDGAPRGSPSPASVSSGRKSPHSKSPSEQRERKSLADDKKKVKNLGYRDSGYYWEVPPSEVQLLKRIGTGSFGTVFRGRWHGDVAVKVLKVAQPTAEQAQAFKNEMQVLRKTRHVNILLFMGFMTRPGFAIITQWCEGSSLYHHLHVADTRFDMVQLIDVARQTAQGMDYLHAKNIIHRDLKSNNIFLHEGLTVKIGDFGLATVKTRWSGAQPLEQPSGSVLWMAAEVIRMQDPNPYSFQSDVYAYGVVLYELMTGSLPYSHIGSRDQIIFMVGRGYLSPDLSKISSNCPKAMRRLLSDCLKFQREERPLFPQILATIELLQRSLPKIERSASEPSLHRTQADELPACLLSAARLVP encoded by the exons ATGGAGCCACCACGGGGCCCCCCTGCTAATGGGGCCGAGCCCTCCCGGTCAGTGGGCACCGTCAAAGTGTACCTGCCCAACAAGCAGCGCACGGTG gtgactGTCCGGGACGGCATGAGTGTCTATGACTCTCTAGACAAGGCCCTCAAGGTGCGGGGTctcaatcaagattgctgtgtgGTTTACCGGCTCATCAAGGG GCGAAAGACAGTCACTGCCTGGGACACAGCCATTGCCCCGCTGGATGGCGAGGAGCTCATTGTGGAGGTCCTCGAAGACGTCCCCCTGACCATGCACAATTTT GTACGGAAGACATTCTTCAGCCTGGCCTTCTGTGACTTCTGCCTTAAGTTTCTGTTCCATGGCTTCCGCTGCCAAACCTGTGGATACAAGTTCCACCAGCATTGTTCCTCCAAGGTCCCCACAGTCTGTGTCGACATGAGTACCAACCGCCGACA GTTCTACCACAGTGTCCAGGATTTGTCCGGAAGCTCCAGACAGCACGAGGTTCCCTCAAACCGCCCCCTGAATGAGCCGCTCACCCCTCAGAGTCCCAG CCTTTCCCCTGCCAGCTCCTGCACCCAGCACCGCGACCCCGAGCACTTCTCCTTCCCTGCCCAGGCCAACACCCCCCTCCAGCGCATCCGCTCCACATCCACCCCCAATGTCCACATGGTCAGCACCACAGCCCCCATGGACTCCGGCCTCATCCAG CTCACTGGCCAGAACTTCAACACTGATG CTGCTGGGAATAGAGGTGGTGGCGATGGAGCCCCCCGGGGGAGCCCCAGCCCAGCCAGTGTGTCCTCGGGAAGGAAGTCCCCACATTCCAAGTCCCCATCAGAGCAGCGGGAACGGAAGTCCTTGGCTGATGACAAGAAGAAAGTG AAGAATTTGGGGTACCGGGACTCGGGCTATTACTGGGAGGTGCCACCCAGTGAGGTGCAGTTGCTGAAGAGGATCGGGACGGGCTCGTTTGGCACGGTGTTTCGCGGGCGGTGGCATGGCGATGTGGCCGTGAAGGTGCTCAAGGTGGCCCAACCCACAGCTGAGCAGGCCCAGGCCTTCAAGAACGAGATGCAGGTGCTCAG GAAGACACGTCATGTCAACATCTTGCTGTTCATGGGCTTCATGACCCGGCCAGGATTTGCCATCATCACACAGTGGTGTGAGGGCTCCAGTCTCTACCACCACCTGCATGTGGCTGACACACGCTTCGACATGGTCCAGCTCATTGATGTGGCCCGCCAGACTGCTCAGGGCATGGA CTACCTCCATGCCAAGAACATCATCCACCGAGATCTCAAGTCTAACA ACATCTTCCTGCACGAGGGGCTCACGGTGAAGATCGGGGACTTCGGCCTGGCCACAGTAAAGACGCGGTGGAGTGGGGCCCAGCCCTTGGAGCAACCCTCAGGCTCTGTGCTATGGATG GCAGCTGAGGTGATCCGTATGCAGGACCCGAACCCCTACAGCTTCCAGTCAGATGTCTACGCCTATGGGGTTGTGCTCTATGAGCTCATGACCGGCTCACTGCCTTACAGCCACATTGGCAGCCGAGACCAG ATTATCTTTATGGTGGGCCGTGGCTATCTGTCCCCGGACCTCAGCAAAATCTCCAGCAATTGCCCCAAGGCCATGAGGCGCCTGCTGTCTGACTGCCTGAAGTTCCAGCGAGAGGAGCGGCCCCTTTTTCCCCAG atCCTGGCCACGATTGAGCTGCTGCAGCGGTCACTCCCCAAGATTGAGCGGAGTGCCTCCGAACCCTCCTTGCACCGTACCCAGGCTGATGAGTTGCCTGCCTGCCTACTCAGCGCAGCCCGCCTTGTGCCTtag
- the ARAF gene encoding serine/threonine-protein kinase A-Raf isoform X2, with protein MEPPRGPPANGAEPSRSVGTVKVYLPNKQRTVVTVRDGMSVYDSLDKALKVRGLNQDCCVVYRLIKGRKTVTAWDTAIAPLDGEELIVEVLEDVPLTMHNFVRKTFFSLAFCDFCLKFLFHGFRCQTCGYKFHQHCSSKVPTVCVDMSTNRRQFYHSVQDLSGSSRQHEVPSNRPLNEPLTPQSPSSCTQHRDPEHFSFPAQANTPLQRIRSTSTPNVHMVSTTAPMDSGLIQLTGQNFNTDAAGNRGGGDGAPRGSPSPASVSSGRKSPHSKSPSEQRERKSLADDKKKVKNLGYRDSGYYWEVPPSEVQLLKRIGTGSFGTVFRGRWHGDVAVKVLKVAQPTAEQAQAFKNEMQVLRKTRHVNILLFMGFMTRPGFAIITQWCEGSSLYHHLHVADTRFDMVQLIDVARQTAQGMDYLHAKNIIHRDLKSNNIFLHEGLTVKIGDFGLATVKTRWSGAQPLEQPSGSVLWMAAEVIRMQDPNPYSFQSDVYAYGVVLYELMTGSLPYSHIGSRDQIIFMVGRGYLSPDLSKISSNCPKAMRRLLSDCLKFQREERPLFPQILATIELLQRSLPKIERSASEPSLHRTQADELPACLLSAARLVP; from the exons ATGGAGCCACCACGGGGCCCCCCTGCTAATGGGGCCGAGCCCTCCCGGTCAGTGGGCACCGTCAAAGTGTACCTGCCCAACAAGCAGCGCACGGTG gtgactGTCCGGGACGGCATGAGTGTCTATGACTCTCTAGACAAGGCCCTCAAGGTGCGGGGTctcaatcaagattgctgtgtgGTTTACCGGCTCATCAAGGG GCGAAAGACAGTCACTGCCTGGGACACAGCCATTGCCCCGCTGGATGGCGAGGAGCTCATTGTGGAGGTCCTCGAAGACGTCCCCCTGACCATGCACAATTTT GTACGGAAGACATTCTTCAGCCTGGCCTTCTGTGACTTCTGCCTTAAGTTTCTGTTCCATGGCTTCCGCTGCCAAACCTGTGGATACAAGTTCCACCAGCATTGTTCCTCCAAGGTCCCCACAGTCTGTGTCGACATGAGTACCAACCGCCGACA GTTCTACCACAGTGTCCAGGATTTGTCCGGAAGCTCCAGACAGCACGAGGTTCCCTCAAACCGCCCCCTGAATGAGCCGCTCACCCCTCAGAGTCCCAG CTCCTGCACCCAGCACCGCGACCCCGAGCACTTCTCCTTCCCTGCCCAGGCCAACACCCCCCTCCAGCGCATCCGCTCCACATCCACCCCCAATGTCCACATGGTCAGCACCACAGCCCCCATGGACTCCGGCCTCATCCAG CTCACTGGCCAGAACTTCAACACTGATG CTGCTGGGAATAGAGGTGGTGGCGATGGAGCCCCCCGGGGGAGCCCCAGCCCAGCCAGTGTGTCCTCGGGAAGGAAGTCCCCACATTCCAAGTCCCCATCAGAGCAGCGGGAACGGAAGTCCTTGGCTGATGACAAGAAGAAAGTG AAGAATTTGGGGTACCGGGACTCGGGCTATTACTGGGAGGTGCCACCCAGTGAGGTGCAGTTGCTGAAGAGGATCGGGACGGGCTCGTTTGGCACGGTGTTTCGCGGGCGGTGGCATGGCGATGTGGCCGTGAAGGTGCTCAAGGTGGCCCAACCCACAGCTGAGCAGGCCCAGGCCTTCAAGAACGAGATGCAGGTGCTCAG GAAGACACGTCATGTCAACATCTTGCTGTTCATGGGCTTCATGACCCGGCCAGGATTTGCCATCATCACACAGTGGTGTGAGGGCTCCAGTCTCTACCACCACCTGCATGTGGCTGACACACGCTTCGACATGGTCCAGCTCATTGATGTGGCCCGCCAGACTGCTCAGGGCATGGA CTACCTCCATGCCAAGAACATCATCCACCGAGATCTCAAGTCTAACA ACATCTTCCTGCACGAGGGGCTCACGGTGAAGATCGGGGACTTCGGCCTGGCCACAGTAAAGACGCGGTGGAGTGGGGCCCAGCCCTTGGAGCAACCCTCAGGCTCTGTGCTATGGATG GCAGCTGAGGTGATCCGTATGCAGGACCCGAACCCCTACAGCTTCCAGTCAGATGTCTACGCCTATGGGGTTGTGCTCTATGAGCTCATGACCGGCTCACTGCCTTACAGCCACATTGGCAGCCGAGACCAG ATTATCTTTATGGTGGGCCGTGGCTATCTGTCCCCGGACCTCAGCAAAATCTCCAGCAATTGCCCCAAGGCCATGAGGCGCCTGCTGTCTGACTGCCTGAAGTTCCAGCGAGAGGAGCGGCCCCTTTTTCCCCAG atCCTGGCCACGATTGAGCTGCTGCAGCGGTCACTCCCCAAGATTGAGCGGAGTGCCTCCGAACCCTCCTTGCACCGTACCCAGGCTGATGAGTTGCCTGCCTGCCTACTCAGCGCAGCCCGCCTTGTGCCTtag